A section of the Rossellomorea marisflavi genome encodes:
- a CDS encoding site-2 protease family protein has translation MLENLIAYAVALFLFQPLNVLIHEYGHAFFVKIFGGRVTNIEVGIGEPLFRVGHVQVNKQFFIFGMCRYEGTPEISKSRLKLSFIAVGGVLFNAVTITLLILIKVYTDHNHFLDGYYFGVTGMLILSALFPMTYSTGLYSDGKWLVTIWKKDSLSA, from the coding sequence ATGCTTGAAAACCTCATCGCCTATGCCGTCGCCCTCTTCCTTTTTCAACCACTCAATGTCCTGATCCACGAGTACGGTCACGCTTTCTTTGTGAAGATATTCGGAGGTCGGGTGACGAATATCGAGGTTGGAATCGGTGAACCCCTCTTTCGGGTGGGACATGTACAGGTGAATAAACAATTTTTCATCTTTGGGATGTGCCGGTATGAAGGGACGCCGGAGATATCAAAAAGCCGTCTGAAGCTGTCCTTCATCGCCGTCGGGGGCGTGCTGTTCAATGCAGTGACCATCACTTTGCTCATTCTCATTAAGGTATATACCGATCATAACCACTTCTTGGATGGGTATTATTTCGGTGTGACGGGTATGCTTATTCTATCGGCCCTATTCCCAATGACGTATTCTACAGGCTTATACAGTGACGGAAAATGGCTGGTGACCATTTGGAAGAAAGATTCTCTATCAGCATAA
- a CDS encoding HAD family hydrolase, whose protein sequence is MDSIIFDLDGTIWDPIDTVLEAWNRTIEEHDEAGQTMTREDFEGVMGLQVKEIEERLFPDVDEEVRSRMLKACLEREEALLGERGGRLYPDVEKVLETLSHSYKLFIVSNCQDGYIETFYDYHKLERFFKDFENPGRTGLSKGENIKLIMERNNLKAPVYVGDTDGDRKAAEYAGIPFVYAKYGFGKVEKHDAVLEAFEDLVKLY, encoded by the coding sequence ATGGATAGTATCATATTCGACCTGGACGGAACGATCTGGGATCCGATCGATACGGTTCTGGAAGCGTGGAATCGTACGATTGAGGAGCACGATGAAGCGGGGCAGACGATGACGCGTGAGGATTTTGAAGGGGTCATGGGCCTGCAGGTGAAAGAAATCGAGGAGAGGCTATTCCCGGACGTTGATGAAGAGGTACGGTCGAGGATGTTGAAGGCATGTCTGGAACGGGAAGAAGCGCTCCTCGGCGAACGGGGTGGAAGACTTTATCCGGATGTGGAAAAGGTGCTTGAGACCCTGTCCCATTCCTATAAGCTCTTCATCGTCAGCAACTGCCAGGACGGCTATATCGAAACGTTCTATGATTATCACAAGCTTGAGCGTTTTTTCAAAGACTTCGAGAATCCCGGACGCACGGGGCTCAGTAAAGGAGAAAACATCAAGCTGATCATGGAGAGGAACAACCTGAAAGCCCCGGTCTATGTCGGGGATACGGACGGTGACCGGAAAGCCGCAGAGTATGCGGGGATCCCATTTGTCTACGCCAAATATGGATTCGGCAAGGTGGAGAAGCATGATGCGGTGCTTGAGGCGTTCGAGGATTTGGTGAAGCTGTATTAG
- a CDS encoding polysaccharide deacetylase family protein: protein MKRVILSALTLVLILLSSILIKDIVVAKSSGVGDKWIAFNQSESPLGGEAAKTNEQEKPEKTEDTEKEQPADKEPKDDTDQQAQNDQQETTEPDEQAPHAETPDQGTDQEEQATEKKIVYLTFDDGPNENTEGILELLDRYDAKATFFMLEPNMKTYSTVIQDMVAAGHSIGMHGVSHDVKKIYQSKDSVVGEMKQGQATLQELTGVTSDLIRVPYGSVPNMTPAYRQAVNDAGFRLWDWDIDSEDWRFLSPAYVPNVMKQLEDYQYHETPRVILMHDKKTTLASLDRLLQQLTEQGYEMKAIDQEMEPVTFRG, encoded by the coding sequence GTGAAACGGGTCATCTTGAGCGCACTGACCCTCGTACTTATCCTATTATCCAGTATACTGATCAAAGATATCGTGGTGGCCAAGAGCTCTGGGGTCGGAGACAAATGGATTGCCTTCAACCAATCGGAATCCCCCTTGGGCGGCGAAGCAGCCAAGACCAACGAACAGGAAAAACCGGAAAAGACCGAGGATACCGAAAAAGAACAGCCTGCTGATAAAGAACCGAAGGACGACACGGACCAGCAGGCACAGAATGATCAACAAGAAACCACGGAGCCTGACGAACAAGCTCCTCATGCTGAAACACCGGATCAGGGCACTGATCAAGAAGAACAGGCGACAGAGAAAAAAATCGTCTATCTGACATTCGATGACGGTCCGAATGAAAATACCGAAGGCATCCTTGAGCTGCTCGATCGATACGATGCCAAAGCCACCTTCTTCATGCTTGAACCGAATATGAAGACATACAGCACTGTTATTCAGGATATGGTCGCTGCCGGTCATTCCATAGGGATGCACGGCGTCAGCCATGATGTGAAAAAAATCTATCAATCCAAGGACAGCGTGGTAGGGGAAATGAAACAAGGGCAGGCGACACTTCAAGAACTCACCGGTGTAACCAGCGATCTTATCCGCGTCCCATACGGTTCCGTGCCGAATATGACACCTGCCTATCGACAGGCCGTGAACGATGCCGGATTCCGGCTGTGGGACTGGGATATCGACAGCGAGGACTGGCGCTTCCTGAGCCCGGCCTACGTTCCGAACGTCATGAAACAACTCGAAGACTATCAATATCACGAAACTCCGCGGGTCATCCTCATGCACGACAAAAAGACGACCCTCGCTTCCCTAGACCGCCTCCTTCAGCAGCTGACCGAACAGGGCTATGAAATGAAGGCCATCGATCAGGAGATGGAGCCTGTGACGTTCAGGGGGTAA
- a CDS encoding FG-GAP repeat domain-containing protein, with protein sequence MKRLTIQVVLILLICSGCSLFQSNSSLMKPPQLPVQQQELKQAISQYVPAQAEWLSPLDDGDTNRIIERDLDGDGEEELIVFYRMPDKTAQMEGVILENRKGEWKKRTQFSDLGRELQKVEFADLDGDGNDEVLIGFSYSNESSDKALLVFNVSGDKPEKLFESQYSAFFADDYNEDGRGELMLATLVPNQEHNVTLYSYKDNMEKVDELKLDPYVYPYYHTAAGYVTPSVKGAVLDSSVGAHSSTSFIIGVKDGKLKEVKPKGLKEEDLFRATAANSIDTNDDGIIEIPVLVEGSEDKPYVDMPFISEYYQLMDDGEARFVESTYENVNYQYTWKLPDSWPDVEIDTSGDRRYVKFISKEDGTVLYDIYAVEKDKIIPDEGWNELSESNQFIYLTKYSPERYPENFQAN encoded by the coding sequence ATGAAGAGACTGACGATACAAGTGGTCCTTATATTATTGATATGCAGTGGATGCTCATTATTTCAATCGAATTCGTCGTTGATGAAGCCCCCGCAGCTCCCGGTCCAGCAGCAGGAGCTGAAGCAGGCAATCAGTCAGTATGTGCCTGCACAGGCCGAGTGGCTCTCTCCTCTTGATGATGGGGACACGAATCGCATCATTGAACGGGATCTTGACGGAGACGGAGAGGAAGAACTCATCGTCTTTTACCGGATGCCGGATAAGACGGCCCAGATGGAAGGGGTCATCCTTGAGAATCGCAAGGGGGAGTGGAAGAAAAGAACCCAGTTCAGCGATCTTGGCAGGGAGCTTCAGAAGGTGGAGTTCGCCGACCTTGATGGAGACGGAAATGATGAGGTCCTGATCGGGTTTTCTTATTCCAATGAGTCATCGGATAAGGCCCTCCTCGTCTTCAATGTGAGCGGAGACAAGCCGGAGAAGCTGTTTGAATCCCAATACAGTGCCTTTTTTGCCGACGATTATAACGAAGATGGGAGGGGTGAACTGATGCTCGCGACCCTTGTGCCGAATCAGGAGCATAACGTCACCCTCTACTCATATAAGGACAACATGGAGAAGGTCGATGAGCTCAAACTCGACCCCTACGTGTATCCTTATTATCATACGGCAGCGGGTTACGTCACCCCGTCCGTCAAGGGAGCTGTCCTGGATTCCAGTGTGGGGGCACACTCCTCCACCTCGTTCATCATCGGGGTGAAAGACGGTAAGCTGAAAGAAGTGAAGCCGAAGGGATTGAAGGAAGAAGATCTCTTCAGGGCAACAGCGGCGAATAGTATCGATACGAATGATGACGGGATCATCGAAATTCCTGTGCTTGTTGAAGGAAGTGAAGACAAGCCGTATGTGGATATGCCATTCATCAGTGAGTACTACCAGCTGATGGATGACGGGGAAGCCCGCTTCGTCGAAAGCACATATGAGAATGTGAACTATCAATATACATGGAAGCTCCCCGATTCGTGGCCGGATGTTGAAATTGACACGAGCGGAGACCGCCGGTACGTGAAATTCATCTCCAAGGAAGATGGCACTGTCCTCTATGATATCTATGCCGTCGAGAAGGATAAGATCATCCCCGATGAAGGATGGAATGAATTGAGCGAAAGCAATCAATTCATCTACCTGACCAAGTATTCACCCGAGCGGTACCCGGAAAACTTCCAAGCGAACTAA
- a CDS encoding response regulator transcription factor → MKRIMIIEDEESIRGFIKINLKRYGYEVLEAGSAEEGIELLKAHGADILLLDVMLPGMDGFEACGEIRKWNPAVGIIMLTAKVQEMDKVHGLMNGADDYVSKPFSPNELIARIESLFRRLRPAPAPKPVPDWFLDEKKRLFYVKGKEIDLSPVEYELVTGILKKNGQAVSRNDLLDKVWGVNYMGDPKIVDVNIRRIRQKIEENPSNPCFLLTVWGFGYRWSEDGENGD, encoded by the coding sequence ATGAAACGGATCATGATCATTGAAGATGAAGAATCAATCAGAGGATTCATCAAAATCAATCTTAAACGATATGGCTATGAGGTACTCGAGGCAGGAAGTGCAGAAGAAGGAATCGAACTCCTGAAGGCACACGGTGCGGATATTCTTCTCTTGGACGTCATGCTCCCGGGTATGGATGGGTTTGAAGCGTGCGGAGAGATACGCAAGTGGAATCCGGCTGTCGGCATCATCATGCTGACAGCCAAGGTCCAGGAGATGGATAAAGTCCACGGGCTGATGAATGGGGCCGATGACTATGTGTCAAAGCCCTTCAGCCCGAATGAACTGATTGCGAGGATCGAGTCCCTCTTCAGGAGACTCCGGCCCGCTCCCGCCCCCAAGCCCGTGCCTGACTGGTTCCTTGATGAGAAGAAGCGGCTCTTCTACGTCAAGGGGAAGGAAATCGACCTTTCTCCCGTGGAGTATGAACTGGTCACCGGTATTCTCAAGAAAAACGGCCAGGCTGTGAGTCGGAATGATCTTCTCGATAAGGTGTGGGGCGTGAACTATATGGGTGACCCGAAGATCGTGGACGTGAACATCCGCAGGATCCGCCAGAAGATCGAGGAGAACCCGTCCAATCCCTGCTTCCTCCTGACGGTCTGGGGCTTCGGATACCGCTGGAGTGAGGATGGCGAAAATGGGGATTAA
- a CDS encoding sensor histidine kinase has product MGIKKRLLIQNLSIITLSILLFLGILISGIYHYYYSGTAEILKNHAENSAQFSKRYMELSPYTIRDQVQDIQTNFSLPQAETQVISTDGKMLSSSEGFISHGKLDFPDIQDAFRKGEGTWMGTNPETDEHVLAVSVPLESDGKTVALLRFVSSLEPLDDNFKTILATLIGIGLSILLMVFVISTFFSRMITDPVVELTSASQKLAKGDLEARMTGTYKDEFHTLSQSFNDMGQELLKTEKLKNEFISSVSHELRTPLTSIKGWGETLLTGDMKDEEEMKTGLHIITNETDRLIAMVEELLDFSRYAKGTFEISPHPFPFHRLVQEVVLQLDKKRLAKEMDIVLENGEPIKLEADEHRIRQVILNLLDNAIKYSAPGSTITIRYHRDHGNLVFEVEDEGVGIEKNHLQQVLTLFYKENEKSEGVGLGLAISKQIIELHGGQLYVRSEKNVGTVAGFTLPLNE; this is encoded by the coding sequence ATGGGGATTAAAAAACGGCTGCTGATCCAGAACCTGAGCATCATCACGCTGTCGATCCTCCTGTTCCTCGGAATCCTCATATCGGGGATCTACCACTATTACTACAGTGGGACGGCTGAGATCCTGAAGAATCACGCTGAAAATTCCGCTCAGTTCTCAAAGAGATACATGGAGCTTTCCCCGTATACAATCAGGGATCAGGTGCAGGATATCCAGACAAACTTTTCCCTTCCACAGGCTGAAACCCAGGTCATCAGTACGGACGGGAAGATGCTGTCTTCCTCTGAAGGATTCATCAGTCATGGAAAGCTCGACTTCCCTGATATTCAGGATGCCTTCAGGAAAGGGGAAGGAACGTGGATGGGGACGAACCCCGAGACGGACGAGCATGTGCTGGCCGTCTCGGTCCCTCTGGAGTCTGACGGGAAGACGGTGGCCCTCCTCCGTTTCGTATCATCCCTGGAACCCCTGGACGATAACTTCAAGACGATCCTCGCCACCCTGATCGGCATCGGACTCAGCATCCTCCTTATGGTGTTCGTGATCAGTACCTTCTTCTCACGCATGATCACCGATCCCGTCGTGGAGCTGACAAGCGCTTCTCAGAAGCTTGCAAAGGGTGACCTCGAGGCAAGAATGACGGGCACGTACAAAGATGAGTTCCATACATTGAGCCAATCCTTCAATGATATGGGGCAGGAGCTGTTGAAGACGGAGAAGCTGAAGAATGAATTCATCTCCTCGGTCTCCCATGAGCTCAGGACCCCCCTCACCTCCATTAAAGGATGGGGAGAAACCCTGCTGACGGGAGATATGAAGGATGAAGAAGAGATGAAGACCGGGCTCCATATCATCACCAATGAAACGGATCGCTTGATTGCCATGGTGGAGGAACTGCTGGACTTTTCACGCTATGCAAAGGGGACGTTTGAGATCTCACCGCACCCATTCCCGTTTCATCGGCTGGTTCAGGAAGTGGTCCTTCAGCTCGATAAGAAGCGGCTGGCGAAGGAAATGGACATCGTATTGGAGAATGGGGAGCCGATCAAACTCGAGGCGGACGAACACCGGATCCGTCAGGTCATCTTGAATCTCCTTGATAATGCGATCAAATATTCAGCCCCGGGTTCGACCATCACAATCCGCTATCACCGTGATCACGGCAACCTCGTGTTCGAGGTGGAGGATGAAGGTGTTGGCATCGAGAAGAACCATCTCCAACAGGTGCTGACCCTCTTCTACAAAGAAAATGAAAAATCGGAGGGAGTCGGTCTTGGTCTTGCCATCAGCAAGCAGATCATCGAACTTCATGGAGGTCAGCTTTATGTAAGAAGTGAGAAGAATGTCGGCACGGTTGCCGGATTCACCCTCCCCTTGAATGAATGA
- a CDS encoding MFS transporter, whose amino-acid sequence MRGYGTLLGNAYFRNFLIASTVLNIGRKLSWIALGWFVYHVTGSTVAVGMVIATATVSPLLSSILVGGMLDHFDRRTVMIWENVVRGGGLSLIPLLYWFDVLAIWMIIVVVFVDGCLSSFTTIGTASILPEFLHKEELETGNAVFTMTGQIGSLIGPALGGFTTALVGAPMTLMVNVLCFLMAALLYYRIPPEAYHSRKIASGKVVKTKWRRFLRETKEGFTYIFSYKILIVIALITFFFNFTYAPLEPMLPVFVDEIIKAGPGTLGTMWSCFAVGSFVGAVLWVRLGKRFPYSYSLGLVILLWGLVPTSLSFFTHIMIIYSLMFFGGIVYAPYNIVSPTLRQQLVPNEMRGRVFGVYGLIAGLGFPIGVYAGGLLAELVGVTQTILFSGVLTMILGLVVAAHPILRFKDVNTLDLSQPETYR is encoded by the coding sequence GTGAGGGGATATGGGACATTACTTGGAAATGCGTACTTCAGGAACTTTCTTATCGCTTCCACGGTTCTGAATATCGGCAGGAAACTGTCTTGGATTGCATTGGGGTGGTTCGTTTATCATGTAACCGGTTCAACCGTTGCCGTTGGAATGGTGATAGCGACGGCTACAGTTTCTCCATTGTTATCGAGCATCCTTGTAGGCGGAATGTTAGATCATTTCGACCGGAGGACCGTTATGATATGGGAAAATGTCGTGAGAGGCGGAGGTTTATCCCTCATTCCTCTTCTCTATTGGTTTGATGTCCTCGCCATCTGGATGATCATCGTGGTGGTTTTTGTGGATGGATGTCTCTCATCCTTCACGACCATAGGCACCGCCTCCATCCTTCCTGAATTTCTTCACAAAGAAGAGTTGGAAACAGGGAATGCGGTTTTTACGATGACCGGACAAATCGGATCTTTGATCGGACCCGCGCTGGGAGGATTCACTACCGCTCTCGTGGGGGCACCAATGACTTTGATGGTCAATGTCCTATGCTTTTTGATGGCGGCCCTATTGTATTATAGGATTCCTCCAGAGGCCTATCACAGTCGTAAAATAGCATCCGGTAAGGTGGTAAAAACCAAGTGGCGTCGCTTCCTGAGGGAAACCAAAGAAGGATTCACCTACATCTTCTCTTATAAGATCCTCATCGTCATTGCCTTAATCACGTTTTTCTTTAACTTCACCTATGCCCCTTTAGAACCGATGCTTCCTGTCTTTGTCGATGAGATCATCAAAGCAGGGCCGGGCACGTTGGGAACAATGTGGTCATGTTTTGCGGTAGGTTCCTTTGTCGGGGCGGTTCTATGGGTCAGACTGGGAAAGCGATTCCCATATTCCTATTCCCTCGGACTGGTCATCTTATTATGGGGACTCGTACCGACAAGCTTAAGTTTCTTCACACACATCATGATCATCTACTCCCTTATGTTTTTTGGCGGCATCGTTTATGCGCCTTACAATATTGTGTCACCGACCCTCCGCCAACAGCTTGTACCCAATGAAATGAGGGGCCGGGTCTTCGGGGTGTATGGATTGATTGCAGGGCTAGGATTTCCGATCGGGGTGTATGCTGGCGGCCTCCTGGCTGAACTGGTTGGTGTAACCCAGACGATTTTATTCAGTGGCGTACTCACCATGATACTCGGCCTTGTTGTAGCCGCTCATCCCATTTTACGATTCAAGGATGTCAATACCCTCGACTTGTCCCAGCCTGAAACATACAGGTAA
- a CDS encoding VOC family protein, with protein MMVGLVHHIELNVSDLEKSTEFWGWFLGELGYEPYQEWAKGKSYRLGETYIVFVQTEERFLDAPYHRSRTGLNHLAFHGKSRKHVDDVTAKLEEKGVPILYRDRHPYAGGEGYYAVFFEDPDRIKVELVAPVKGE; from the coding sequence ATGATGGTAGGCCTGGTCCATCACATCGAGCTGAACGTATCGGACTTAGAGAAATCCACAGAATTCTGGGGGTGGTTCTTAGGGGAACTCGGCTATGAACCCTATCAGGAATGGGCAAAGGGTAAGAGCTATCGCCTCGGTGAAACGTACATCGTATTCGTCCAGACGGAGGAGCGCTTCCTGGACGCCCCGTATCATCGGTCACGCACCGGACTGAACCACTTGGCCTTCCACGGAAAGTCGAGGAAGCATGTGGATGATGTGACAGCAAAACTTGAAGAGAAAGGAGTACCCATCCTGTACCGCGATCGGCACCCATATGCGGGAGGAGAGGGGTACTATGCTGTATTCTTCGAGGACCCAGACCGGATCAAGGTGGAGCTTGTGGCACCTGTTAAAGGAGAGTAA
- a CDS encoding serine hydrolase domain-containing protein: MMNQHDNEYLTQMISKWLESADIVGASVAIIEGSGVVYAEGFGLADRDSDQPMNADTLMSIQSISKNFMATSIMQLVEAGSIELDDPVVKHLPYFRTKDQAASNQITVRHILSHTAGFPEVGIANMVAPNVREIFSDTPTEFQEALDYYGLTEEELSAIETREDITRWFEKVELIGSPGSQWAYCTDAYVILADLFEKVTGMEWESHLESHVFRPLEFKRTTGTGAEEAGNSARYYMGEERIETPFPKNELAAPIGYLYSTAIELGCYLAAHLNEGTTLLKSDSVNIMQKPHHLVSEGWRFGSEVRSYGLAWFTDEYKGRPIIEHGGGQMGVRSLVTMVPSLQLGIVILMNTEGTVHYDLCEGIMDFYMNE; this comes from the coding sequence ATGATGAATCAACACGATAATGAGTATCTGACACAGATGATTTCCAAGTGGCTTGAATCAGCCGATATCGTTGGTGCGAGTGTGGCCATCATAGAGGGGAGCGGGGTAGTGTACGCCGAGGGTTTCGGGTTGGCAGATCGGGACAGTGATCAACCAATGAATGCCGATACACTCATGAGCATCCAAAGCATCTCGAAGAACTTCATGGCCACCTCGATCATGCAGCTTGTGGAAGCAGGATCCATCGAGCTTGATGATCCCGTAGTGAAGCATCTCCCATATTTCAGGACAAAGGACCAGGCGGCGAGCAATCAAATCACCGTCCGTCACATCCTGTCGCATACGGCTGGTTTCCCTGAAGTGGGCATCGCCAATATGGTCGCACCGAATGTGAGGGAGATCTTCTCTGATACCCCGACGGAATTTCAGGAGGCGTTGGATTATTACGGTCTGACAGAAGAGGAGCTTTCCGCAATTGAGACCCGTGAAGACATCACAAGGTGGTTTGAAAAGGTCGAACTCATAGGCTCTCCAGGCTCACAGTGGGCTTACTGCACGGATGCCTATGTCATCCTGGCTGATCTCTTTGAGAAGGTGACGGGGATGGAATGGGAATCTCATCTGGAATCCCATGTTTTTCGTCCATTAGAATTTAAAAGAACCACAGGTACAGGAGCAGAGGAAGCCGGGAATAGTGCACGTTACTACATGGGAGAGGAACGAATCGAAACGCCTTTCCCTAAAAACGAACTCGCGGCCCCAATCGGTTACCTGTATTCGACTGCCATTGAGCTCGGTTGCTACCTGGCCGCGCATCTCAACGAAGGAACAACGTTGTTAAAATCTGATTCCGTCAACATCATGCAAAAGCCCCACCATCTTGTCAGTGAAGGATGGCGATTTGGTAGTGAAGTAAGAAGCTATGGTCTCGCGTGGTTTACGGACGAATATAAGGGTCGGCCGATCATTGAGCACGGAGGTGGGCAGATGGGTGTTCGGTCCCTCGTGACGATGGTACCTTCCCTTCAACTCGGCATCGTTATCCTGATGAATACGGAGGGAACGGTCCACTATGATCTCTGCGAAGGGATCATGGATTTTTATATGAATGAATAA
- a CDS encoding right-handed parallel beta-helix repeat-containing protein — translation MKKVGKGILLFLVSVLVMGVALPISAVANDVPEWQSITFGQSTDLNFSANVLPDKVGLNTAEPEHPGTIDGKIYLESRGGKLAPGHDGLTFYYTTLNPKTDNFVLEADLTFHQLGPETGAKQSGQEGAGIMVRDVNGAARQDPMVEGFEEVTAASNMFAVGLMRDGMSALSRTGVEEPWGSTGSKWVNKVLPGAPAVPMDTPVRVKLERTDTSFVMSATFTHLSGSPTFKQELKGADLVQVMDPDRMQVGFYASRNASMTVENASLSVSEADTVPTPEEPVLQPEPSLTILSPKESGSKKYSLKATSNTQGSISIWQDGKQIVKNKKVKAQQVFDEKTKLKNEKTSFRVEWKTNDGMVLTEEWTVTMKLFKGGKGLFVSPEGKASASGKKNDPLDLDTAIKYVQPGETIYLLEGVYTEPVTIGRTYSGEKKKMKTLAPYKGADVLFDGKNEKGNLLNLNADYWEITGFELTKSTGNGMRLNGSHNKIDHMTFSYNQNTGFQISGSGSDPELWPKHNLISNSESHDNRDSSDINADGFAAKLGVGEGNVFKNNISHHNIDDGWDLYNRTNEGANKPVTLDGNISYSNGKLSSGYNEEGTSGSGFKVGGEGLPVAHIVKNNLAFDNNMDGFTDNFNPGKIIVHKNIAIDNKRYNFIFRINPYFKPGEQGIFTKNISIKTDPDRMKADFVSGVVDDSNYFFDGERTVNSKGKEKDPKPYLKKMRP, via the coding sequence GTGAAAAAGGTTGGGAAAGGGATCTTGTTGTTCTTGGTTTCCGTTTTGGTGATGGGGGTGGCACTACCCATATCAGCGGTGGCAAATGATGTACCGGAGTGGCAGTCGATCACATTCGGTCAATCGACCGATCTGAATTTTTCTGCAAATGTACTGCCGGATAAAGTCGGGCTGAATACAGCAGAGCCTGAGCATCCGGGTACAATCGACGGGAAAATCTATTTGGAGAGCAGGGGAGGAAAACTGGCTCCGGGGCATGATGGGCTGACCTTCTATTACACCACCTTGAATCCGAAAACGGATAATTTTGTTTTGGAGGCCGACTTGACTTTCCATCAGCTTGGCCCGGAGACAGGGGCAAAGCAGAGCGGCCAGGAGGGAGCCGGCATCATGGTGAGGGACGTGAATGGAGCGGCAAGGCAGGACCCCATGGTGGAAGGGTTCGAAGAAGTGACCGCTGCATCCAATATGTTTGCCGTCGGTTTGATGAGGGACGGGATGAGCGCCCTCTCACGGACGGGTGTAGAAGAACCGTGGGGAAGTACAGGGAGCAAGTGGGTGAACAAAGTCCTTCCGGGAGCGCCGGCAGTACCGATGGATACACCGGTCCGCGTGAAGCTTGAGCGGACGGATACAAGCTTTGTCATGTCTGCAACCTTCACCCATCTGTCGGGATCTCCTACGTTCAAACAGGAGCTAAAAGGGGCAGACCTTGTTCAGGTGATGGACCCCGACCGCATGCAAGTTGGATTCTATGCTTCACGGAATGCCTCCATGACCGTGGAGAATGCAAGCTTGTCGGTGAGTGAGGCGGATACGGTGCCGACACCGGAGGAACCTGTCCTTCAGCCGGAGCCATCCCTGACGATCCTTTCTCCGAAAGAGTCGGGATCAAAGAAGTATTCGTTGAAAGCGACGTCGAACACACAAGGGAGCATCTCCATTTGGCAGGATGGCAAACAGATCGTGAAGAATAAAAAGGTGAAAGCTCAACAAGTATTCGATGAAAAAACAAAGCTGAAAAATGAAAAGACATCGTTCCGTGTCGAATGGAAGACGAATGATGGAATGGTACTGACCGAGGAATGGACCGTCACGATGAAGCTGTTCAAGGGTGGAAAAGGCCTATTCGTTTCACCAGAAGGGAAAGCGTCTGCTTCCGGTAAAAAGAACGATCCCCTGGACCTTGATACCGCCATCAAATACGTACAGCCGGGAGAGACGATCTACCTCCTGGAAGGTGTATATACAGAGCCCGTGACCATAGGCCGGACATACAGCGGTGAAAAGAAAAAAATGAAAACCCTGGCTCCGTATAAGGGCGCCGATGTTCTATTCGACGGAAAGAACGAGAAAGGGAATCTTCTCAATTTGAATGCCGACTACTGGGAGATCACGGGCTTCGAGCTGACGAAGTCCACCGGAAACGGAATGAGGTTGAACGGAAGTCATAACAAGATCGATCATATGACGTTCAGCTACAATCAGAATACAGGATTCCAGATCTCGGGAAGTGGATCGGATCCCGAACTGTGGCCGAAGCACAATCTTATCTCGAACAGTGAATCACATGATAATCGTGATTCATCTGATATCAATGCCGACGGTTTTGCGGCCAAGCTCGGTGTGGGGGAAGGGAATGTATTCAAGAATAATATTTCCCACCATAATATCGACGACGGCTGGGATCTCTACAACCGTACCAATGAAGGTGCCAACAAGCCGGTTACCCTTGACGGGAACATTTCATATTCCAATGGGAAGCTCAGTAGTGGCTACAATGAAGAGGGTACCTCGGGCAGTGGATTCAAGGTAGGGGGGGAAGGCCTCCCGGTCGCTCATATCGTTAAGAACAACCTGGCATTCGATAATAACATGGATGGCTTTACGGATAACTTCAATCCGGGTAAAATCATTGTTCACAAAAATATCGCCATCGATAATAAGCGCTACAACTTCATCTTCCGGATCAACCCGTATTTCAAACCGGGAGAGCAGGGGATCTTCACAAAAAATATCTCCATCAAAACCGATCCCGACCGCATGAAGGCGGACTTTGTGTCAGGTGTCGTGGATGACAGCAACTACTTCTTTGATGGAGAAAGAACGGTAAACAGCAAAGGGAAAGAAAAGGACCCGAAGCCTTATCTGAAGAAAATGCGCCCATAA
- a CDS encoding winged helix-turn-helix transcriptional regulator, producing MKTFNIPVEAALEVIGGKWKVVILCHLIDHGTLRTSELKKRMPNITQKMLTQQLRELESDGVLERIVYNQVPPKVEYKLTDYGTSLAPALQMLCSWGEQHIEKAVSEGEDVMVLSGAEE from the coding sequence ATGAAGACATTCAATATACCGGTCGAAGCAGCACTTGAAGTCATCGGAGGCAAGTGGAAGGTCGTGATCCTCTGCCACCTCATCGATCATGGCACCCTCCGCACGAGCGAACTGAAAAAGAGGATGCCGAATATCACCCAGAAGATGCTCACCCAGCAGCTTCGTGAGCTCGAATCCGACGGGGTCCTCGAGCGTATCGTATACAATCAGGTTCCACCGAAGGTCGAGTACAAGCTGACCGACTACGGAACATCCCTTGCTCCTGCCCTTCAAATGCTCTGCTCGTGGGGCGAACAGCATATCGAGAAGGCGGTATCGGAAGGGGAGGACGTCATGGTCCTTTCCGGCGCTGAAGAATAA